One Arthrobacter sp. FW306-07-I genomic window carries:
- the resB gene encoding cytochrome c biogenesis protein ResB, whose translation MSERVKVKKKQSAPVAEAKAQAALPALGPRGMLRWAWTQLTSMRTALFLLLLLAVAAVPGSLFPQRPANPATVTQYIKDHPEYGKLLDSLQLYDVYSSVWFSAIYLLLFISLIGCVVPRAIAHYKAMRSQPPRTPQRLSRLPEYGTLVIPSGAGIPASDAINGAAGLLRKRGYRVEVRDADGALPSLGAERGFMKEVGNLVFHTSLIGVLVSVAAGGLFGYSGQRILVEGDTFVNTLVGYDQFNPGTNFQSSQLQPYSLQLDKFNITFDRESKGKFGQPIDFAATVTTKENPEAPPKQEILKVNDPLSLGGTSIYLTGNGYAPVVTVRDGAGNVAMQGPVVAKLQGENYYSSVVIKVPDAKPDQLGFVGFFLPTAFVTDKNISFSADPELFNPQLTLNSYYGDLGLNTGAPQNVFELDVKNLTPLNARNLAAGGITLAPGSTYTLPDGKGTISFDGVKRYIGVDIHHNPGQLSALVFALLAVAGLILSLYVNRRRVWVRTGTAADGRTMVEYGLLARGEDHRLAGEAAALRKLFTAEWQLPEGTDSEGAVSKDAAPSQQTPSRAGDNVAGSVDNAAGSAETGAGSVTTPAGPTGPEKDQ comes from the coding sequence ATGAGCGAGCGTGTGAAGGTAAAAAAGAAGCAATCCGCCCCTGTTGCCGAGGCGAAGGCCCAGGCCGCCCTCCCGGCGCTGGGACCCAGGGGCATGCTCCGGTGGGCCTGGACCCAGCTGACCAGCATGCGGACTGCACTGTTCCTCCTGCTGCTCCTCGCCGTCGCCGCCGTCCCCGGGTCGCTGTTCCCGCAGCGGCCCGCCAACCCGGCCACGGTGACCCAGTACATCAAGGACCATCCGGAGTACGGCAAGCTGCTGGACTCCCTGCAGCTCTACGACGTCTACTCCTCCGTATGGTTCTCCGCGATCTACCTGCTGCTGTTCATCTCGCTGATCGGCTGCGTGGTGCCGCGGGCCATCGCCCATTACAAGGCCATGCGCTCCCAGCCGCCGCGTACCCCGCAGCGCCTGTCCCGGCTGCCGGAATACGGCACGTTGGTGATTCCCTCGGGCGCCGGAATCCCGGCGTCGGACGCCATCAACGGTGCGGCTGGGTTGCTGCGGAAGCGCGGCTACCGGGTGGAGGTCAGGGATGCCGACGGCGCCCTTCCGTCTTTGGGTGCCGAGCGCGGCTTCATGAAGGAAGTGGGCAACCTGGTGTTCCACACCTCGCTCATCGGCGTGCTGGTGTCCGTGGCCGCCGGTGGCCTCTTCGGCTACAGCGGCCAGCGGATCCTGGTGGAGGGCGACACGTTCGTGAACACGCTGGTGGGCTACGACCAGTTCAACCCCGGCACCAACTTCCAGTCCAGCCAGCTGCAGCCGTACTCGCTCCAGTTGGACAAGTTCAACATCACCTTCGACCGCGAATCGAAGGGCAAGTTCGGCCAGCCCATCGACTTTGCCGCCACTGTCACCACCAAGGAGAATCCGGAGGCTCCGCCGAAGCAGGAAATCCTGAAGGTCAACGACCCCCTGAGCCTGGGCGGCACCAGCATCTACCTGACCGGCAACGGCTATGCGCCGGTGGTGACAGTCCGTGACGGGGCGGGCAACGTCGCCATGCAGGGCCCGGTGGTGGCCAAGCTGCAGGGCGAGAACTACTACTCCTCCGTGGTGATCAAGGTCCCCGACGCCAAGCCGGACCAGCTCGGGTTCGTGGGCTTCTTCCTCCCCACGGCGTTCGTCACGGACAAGAATATTTCGTTCAGCGCCGATCCCGAGCTGTTCAACCCGCAGCTGACCCTGAACTCGTACTACGGCGACCTTGGCTTGAACACGGGTGCGCCGCAAAACGTCTTCGAGCTGGATGTCAAGAACCTGACGCCACTGAACGCCAGGAACCTGGCGGCAGGCGGCATCACGCTGGCCCCCGGCTCCACCTACACCCTGCCGGACGGCAAGGGCACCATCAGCTTCGATGGCGTGAAGCGCTACATCGGCGTGGACATCCACCACAACCCGGGACAGCTCTCCGCCCTGGTGTTCGCCCTCCTGGCCGTGGCCGGCCTGATCCTGTCGCTCTACGTCAACCGCCGCCGCGTCTGGGTCCGCACGGGCACAGCCGCTGACGGCCGCACCATGGTGGAGTACGGGCTCCTGGCCCGCGGCGAGGACCACCGCCTGGCCGGCGAGGCGGCGGCACTCCGGAAGCTGTTCACCGCAGAGTGGCAGCTGCCTGAAGGCACTGACTCTGAAGGTGCTGTGTCCAAAGACGCCGCTCCGTCCCAGCAAACTCCCAGCCGGGCAGGCGATAATGTCGCAGGCTCCGTCGATAACGCGGCAGGCTCCGCTGAAACTGGCGCCGGCTCCGTCACCACCCCAGCAGGCCCCACCGGGCCCGAAAAGGACCAGTAA
- a CDS encoding cytochrome c biogenesis CcdA family protein, whose amino-acid sequence MNSPFAEAILSGSILLAIPVALLAGLVSFLSPCVLPLVPGYLGYVTGLSGVDLEKQKRGRMLAGIGLFVLGFSVIFVLLGGAFGQLGTLITGSQNAWITQLLGILVIIMGIVFMGGFSWLQRDAKIHAKPPAGLWGAPLLGLTFGLGWAPCIGPTYSAVQLLSLSGGSSAAKGAFLAFVYSLGLGIPFLLIALALRRGMGVMAFFRKHRLAIQRTGGGILVVLGLLMATGVWGAWVTGLQYWFQTDVKLPI is encoded by the coding sequence GTGAACAGCCCCTTCGCCGAAGCCATCCTCAGCGGCTCCATCCTGCTGGCCATCCCGGTGGCACTGCTCGCCGGGCTGGTCTCCTTCCTTTCGCCCTGCGTCCTCCCGCTGGTACCCGGTTATCTGGGATACGTGACCGGCCTGAGCGGCGTGGACCTGGAAAAGCAAAAGCGGGGCCGCATGCTGGCAGGCATCGGATTGTTCGTCCTGGGCTTCTCGGTGATCTTCGTCCTGCTGGGCGGCGCGTTCGGCCAGCTGGGCACGCTCATCACCGGCAGCCAGAACGCCTGGATCACCCAGCTTCTGGGCATCCTGGTGATCATTATGGGCATCGTGTTCATGGGCGGCTTCAGCTGGCTCCAGCGGGACGCAAAAATCCATGCCAAGCCGCCCGCCGGTCTCTGGGGTGCCCCGCTGCTGGGCCTGACCTTCGGGCTGGGCTGGGCGCCGTGCATCGGCCCCACCTACTCGGCCGTGCAGCTGCTGAGCCTCTCCGGCGGGTCCTCAGCCGCCAAGGGCGCTTTCCTGGCATTCGTGTACAGCCTGGGGCTGGGCATTCCGTTCCTGCTAATCGCACTGGCCCTGCGCCGGGGGATGGGCGTGATGGCGTTCTTCCGCAAGCACCGCCTGGCCATCCAGCGGACCGGTGGCGGAATCCTGGTGGTCCTGGGGCTGCTGATGGCCACCGGCGTGTGGGGTGCCTGGGTGACCGGGCTGCAGTACTGGTTCCAAACCGACGTGAAGTTGCCGATCTGA
- a CDS encoding TlpA family protein disulfide reductase has product MALTALTLGLSGCAQEDALAKQAKAGDNKNYVAGDGSVTEFAAADRKEAVQIQGALFNGTAVTPADFQGKVSVLNFWFAACAPCRVEAPLLEALHQEFKDQGVQFFGVNLRDEKPTAEAFEKTFNLTYPSFDDKDGAVLLSVSGLVPPGAVPTTLVLDKQGRVASRVLGEIEKGTLKALITAAVAE; this is encoded by the coding sequence ATGGCGCTGACCGCGCTGACCCTTGGCCTGTCCGGCTGTGCCCAGGAGGATGCCCTGGCCAAGCAGGCCAAGGCGGGGGACAACAAGAACTACGTTGCCGGTGACGGCTCCGTGACCGAGTTCGCCGCCGCGGACCGCAAGGAAGCCGTGCAGATCCAGGGTGCCCTCTTCAACGGCACCGCCGTCACACCGGCCGACTTCCAGGGCAAGGTGAGCGTCCTGAACTTCTGGTTCGCAGCGTGCGCCCCCTGCCGCGTGGAAGCGCCGCTCCTTGAAGCCCTGCACCAGGAGTTCAAGGACCAGGGTGTCCAGTTCTTCGGCGTCAACCTCCGGGATGAGAAGCCAACGGCGGAGGCGTTCGAAAAGACCTTCAACCTGACCTACCCCAGCTTTGACGACAAGGACGGCGCCGTCCTGCTGTCCGTCTCCGGCCTGGTGCCGCCCGGCGCCGTGCCCACCACCCTGGTCCTGGACAAGCAGGGGCGGGTGGCCTCCCGCGTCCTCGGCGAAATCGAGAAGGGCACCCTAAAGGCCCTCATCACCGCCGCAGTGGCGGAATAG
- a CDS encoding histidine phosphatase family protein: protein MPQATVHLLRHGEVHNPDGVLYGRLPDFHLSELGQEMARMLAEHFRQRAEHGARITYLAASPLERAQETARPTSEALQLQIHTDERIIEAENYFEGMKVTKGELRRPRHWPHLVNPLRPSWGEPYKQQAARVAAAAQDARRKAIELAAGDFGAEGPEAILVSHQLPIWATRLSAEGRPLWHDPRKRECTLTSVTSLVFDDAGSLLRVEYSEPAASLLPGAASTPGA from the coding sequence ATGCCCCAAGCCACTGTCCATCTGCTCCGCCACGGCGAGGTCCATAATCCCGACGGCGTTCTCTATGGGCGGCTCCCGGATTTCCACCTTTCCGAGTTGGGGCAGGAGATGGCCCGGATGCTTGCGGAGCACTTCCGGCAGCGCGCCGAGCACGGGGCCCGCATCACCTACCTCGCCGCCTCTCCGCTCGAGCGTGCGCAGGAAACTGCACGGCCGACGTCGGAAGCCCTGCAGCTGCAGATCCACACAGACGAGCGGATCATCGAAGCGGAGAACTACTTCGAGGGCATGAAGGTCACCAAGGGTGAACTGCGCCGGCCACGGCACTGGCCGCACCTGGTCAACCCGCTGCGCCCGTCCTGGGGTGAGCCGTACAAGCAGCAGGCGGCCCGGGTGGCAGCGGCTGCGCAGGACGCGCGCCGGAAGGCGATTGAACTTGCGGCCGGCGATTTTGGCGCAGAAGGCCCTGAGGCCATCCTGGTCAGCCACCAGCTGCCCATCTGGGCCACCCGGCTGAGCGCGGAAGGGCGGCCTTTGTGGCACGATCCCCGCAAGCGCGAGTGCACCCTGACCTCCGTTACGTCCCTGGTCTTCGACGACGCCGGCTCGCTGTTGCGGGTTGAGTACAGCGAACCCGCAGCATCCCTTCTTCCCGGTGCCGCCAGCACCCCTGGAGCCTAG
- a CDS encoding YceI family protein: MALPADVTTGTWTLDNSHSEIGFTVRHAGISKVRGQFTEAAATLDLAEDVVDSKINATIKTASFDSGDANRDGHVKGGDFFDVEKFPEISFVSNGLVAKGNSYELTGDLTIKGVTRPVTLETEFNGVAVDPFGNTRAGVSAETTISRKDFGLTWNAVLETGGVLVSDKVAINLELAFIAPAA; this comes from the coding sequence ATGGCACTTCCCGCAGACGTCACCACCGGCACCTGGACCCTGGACAACTCCCACAGCGAGATTGGCTTCACCGTCCGCCACGCCGGCATCAGCAAGGTCCGCGGCCAGTTCACCGAAGCCGCCGCCACCCTGGACCTGGCCGAGGACGTGGTCGATTCCAAGATCAACGCCACCATCAAGACCGCCAGCTTTGACTCCGGCGACGCCAACCGCGACGGCCACGTCAAGGGCGGGGATTTCTTCGACGTGGAGAAGTTCCCCGAGATCTCCTTCGTCTCCAACGGCCTCGTGGCCAAGGGCAACAGCTACGAACTCACCGGCGACCTGACCATCAAGGGTGTTACCCGTCCCGTCACCTTGGAAACCGAGTTCAACGGCGTGGCCGTGGACCCGTTCGGCAACACCCGCGCCGGCGTCTCCGCCGAGACCACCATCAGCCGCAAGGACTTCGGCCTGACCTGGAACGCCGTCCTGGAAACCGGCGGCGTGCTGGTCAGCGACAAGGTTGCCATCAACCTGGAACTCGCCTTCATCGCTCCCGCAGCCTAA
- a CDS encoding Yip1 family protein, translating to MSTPPVPPPGSEDPRTSPGQSGNDQSGAQPRYGQNAPQYGQNAPQYGSQPPAAPQYGQNAPQYGQNAPQYGSQAPGYGQSQFGQSPYGQSPYGQYPSEQPQPAGSNGIPQLVNISFWLLIASAAIFVIGMLLGLTQLDDPQFRQLFEQQMQSSGTDISYDSIKSVIAGTLVVFAIIGAALYLLVAFFIRKGKNWARILGTVFAALSIFGLFGVPSLGTLGTVLGIVAIVLLYLPAAAPYFRKQQPFANPYSGGFGNPYGR from the coding sequence ATGAGTACTCCTCCCGTCCCGCCTCCCGGGTCCGAAGACCCGCGAACCAGCCCCGGACAATCCGGCAACGACCAGTCCGGAGCCCAGCCGCGCTACGGCCAGAACGCTCCGCAGTACGGCCAAAACGCTCCGCAGTACGGCTCGCAGCCGCCGGCAGCACCGCAGTACGGCCAAAATGCACCCCAGTACGGCCAGAATGCACCGCAGTATGGGTCGCAGGCTCCCGGCTACGGCCAGTCCCAGTTCGGCCAGTCGCCGTATGGACAGTCCCCTTACGGCCAGTACCCCTCGGAGCAGCCGCAGCCCGCCGGAAGCAACGGCATCCCCCAGCTGGTGAACATCTCCTTCTGGCTGCTGATTGCGTCGGCCGCCATTTTCGTCATCGGCATGCTCCTGGGCCTCACCCAGCTGGACGACCCCCAGTTCCGGCAGCTCTTTGAACAGCAGATGCAGTCGAGCGGAACAGACATCAGCTACGACAGCATCAAGAGCGTCATCGCCGGCACGCTGGTGGTCTTTGCCATCATCGGCGCCGCGCTCTACCTGCTGGTGGCCTTCTTCATCCGCAAAGGCAAGAACTGGGCCCGCATCCTGGGAACAGTCTTTGCAGCGCTGTCCATTTTCGGCCTGTTCGGGGTCCCCTCCCTCGGAACGCTTGGAACCGTCCTGGGCATCGTAGCCATCGTGCTGCTTTACCTGCCTGCAGCTGCCCCGTACTTCCGGAAGCAGCAGCCCTTCGCCAACCCATACTCGGGTGGGTTCGGCAACCCTTACGGGCGGTAA
- a CDS encoding redox-sensing transcriptional repressor Rex: MTSLDSTPQPLPDLPAATGTPPKQIPPAAVARLTLYLRALNTLLAEGVERVSSESLAEASGVSSSTLRKDLSYVGSYGTRGVGYEVQYLSRHIAAALGLTHDWKVAIVGAGNLGKALARYGGFESRGFDVVAIFDADQMVVGSEVGWLRVSDVADLETVLHRTGANMVVLALPAAVAQDVCDRVVAAGVHSVLSFAPVMLQVPDGVNLRKVDMATELQILAYHAQRAQTPGQTA; this comes from the coding sequence GTGACCTCCCTGGATTCCACGCCGCAGCCGCTTCCCGACCTTCCAGCTGCGACGGGCACGCCGCCCAAGCAGATACCGCCCGCAGCCGTAGCCCGGCTGACCCTCTACCTCCGCGCCCTGAACACCCTGCTGGCTGAGGGCGTGGAGCGCGTCTCCTCCGAATCGCTGGCTGAAGCCTCAGGGGTCAGTTCCTCAACCCTGCGCAAGGACCTGTCCTATGTGGGATCGTACGGAACCAGGGGTGTTGGCTACGAGGTGCAGTACCTCAGCCGTCATATCGCGGCAGCGCTTGGACTGACGCACGACTGGAAAGTGGCTATCGTCGGTGCCGGCAACCTCGGCAAGGCGCTGGCGCGGTACGGCGGCTTCGAGTCCCGCGGGTTCGACGTCGTGGCCATTTTCGACGCCGACCAGATGGTGGTGGGCAGCGAGGTGGGATGGCTGCGGGTCAGCGACGTCGCGGACCTCGAAACAGTCCTGCACCGCACCGGGGCCAACATGGTGGTGCTGGCGCTGCCGGCCGCCGTGGCCCAGGACGTCTGCGACCGGGTGGTGGCGGCGGGCGTCCACAGCGTCCTGAGCTTCGCCCCGGTGATGCTGCAGGTTCCCGACGGCGTCAACCTCCGCAAGGTGGACATGGCCACCGAACTCCAGATCCTGGCCTACCACGCGCAGCGGGCCCAGACACCCGGACAGACAGCCTAG
- a CDS encoding glutaredoxin family protein, with translation MATPRVVLVTKADCHLCEDARDAVSRVTASLGLTWSEELVDNQPELRERYAEEIPVVLVDGVQRDFWKIDETRLERVLQRAMAQ, from the coding sequence ATGGCTACACCCCGCGTCGTCCTGGTCACCAAAGCTGACTGCCACCTTTGCGAAGACGCGCGCGACGCCGTCAGCCGGGTCACTGCCTCATTGGGCCTTACCTGGAGCGAAGAGTTGGTGGACAACCAGCCCGAGCTGCGGGAGCGCTACGCCGAGGAAATCCCGGTGGTGCTGGTGGACGGCGTACAGCGCGACTTCTGGAAAATCGACGAAACCCGGCTGGAACGCGTGCTGCAGCGCGCCATGGCCCAGTAG
- a CDS encoding HAD family hydrolase — MPEEKYVAVVTRPVAEPQPGEAAFFDVDNTLMRGASLFHVARKMHQRGAFTLAQAAGFAWKQFKFVARGENIDDVHAVRDSALTLAAGITVDDIKALGEEVYDEMIASRIWPGAKALAEQHLRVGRRVWLVTATPIEVATVISTRLGLTGALGTVGEVSDGMYTGRLVGDILHGSAKAVAVQAIADEEGLELKRCWAYSDSYNDVPLLSLVGHPVAINPDAKLRRHARDRNWPVYDFRAGRRAATFGLKAATFGGAIYGLWKGFARMRGPRA, encoded by the coding sequence ATGCCCGAGGAGAAATACGTCGCCGTAGTCACGCGCCCGGTTGCCGAGCCGCAGCCGGGCGAAGCGGCGTTTTTCGACGTGGACAACACCTTGATGCGCGGAGCCAGCCTCTTCCATGTGGCACGCAAGATGCACCAGCGCGGAGCCTTTACCCTGGCCCAGGCCGCCGGCTTCGCATGGAAGCAGTTCAAGTTCGTGGCCCGCGGGGAGAACATCGATGACGTCCATGCCGTGCGGGATTCGGCCCTGACGCTGGCCGCCGGGATCACCGTTGACGACATCAAGGCCCTGGGTGAAGAAGTCTACGACGAGATGATCGCCTCGCGGATCTGGCCGGGCGCCAAGGCACTGGCGGAGCAGCACCTCAGGGTGGGCCGCCGCGTCTGGCTGGTAACGGCCACGCCCATTGAGGTGGCCACCGTGATCTCCACCCGCCTGGGACTGACCGGAGCCCTGGGGACGGTGGGCGAAGTGTCGGACGGCATGTACACCGGCCGCCTGGTGGGAGACATCCTGCACGGCTCGGCGAAGGCCGTAGCCGTCCAGGCCATCGCCGACGAGGAGGGCCTGGAGCTCAAGCGCTGCTGGGCCTACAGCGACTCCTACAACGACGTCCCGCTGCTGTCGCTGGTGGGGCACCCCGTGGCCATCAACCCGGACGCCAAGCTGCGCCGCCACGCGCGGGACCGGAACTGGCCGGTCTACGACTTCCGCGCCGGCCGCCGCGCTGCCACGTTCGGCCTCAAGGCAGCCACTTTTGGCGGTGCGATTTACGGCCTTTGGAAGGGCTTCGCCCGGATGCGCGGCCCGCGGGCGTAG
- a CDS encoding 30S ribosomal protein bS22, translated as MGSVIKKRRKRMAKKKHRKLLRKTRHQRRNKK; from the coding sequence GTGGGTTCAGTTATTAAGAAGCGTCGCAAGCGTATGGCCAAGAAGAAGCACCGCAAGTTGCTTCGCAAGACCCGTCACCAGCGCCGCAACAAGAAGTAG
- a CDS encoding helix-turn-helix domain-containing protein, producing MSAEQNFSNAKFLTVAEVAEVMRVSKMTVYRLVHSGEMPAVRFGRSYRVPENAVEQYLKGAVVDGHTETA from the coding sequence ATGTCGGCAGAACAGAACTTCTCCAACGCGAAGTTCCTGACCGTGGCTGAAGTGGCCGAGGTCATGCGCGTCTCCAAAATGACTGTCTACCGGCTGGTGCACTCGGGCGAAATGCCGGCAGTGCGCTTCGGCCGCTCCTACCGGGTCCCCGAAAACGCCGTTGAACAGTACCTTAAGGGTGCTGTCGTGGACGGTCACACCGAGACGGCCTGA
- a CDS encoding 3-deoxy-7-phosphoheptulonate synthase, with protein sequence MSTATAAAPATETKSTSNLRVSEFTPLPTPSELLAELPLDARAAAVVERGRDEVRAIMDGVDDRLLVIVGPCSIHDPKAGLEYARRLVSQAEKHKEDLLIVMRTYFEKPRTTVGWKGLINDPRLDGSHDMVTGLRTARQFLQQVTALGLPTATEFLEPISPQYMADLISWGAIGARTTESQIHRQLASGLSMPIGFKNGTDGGLQVAIDACGAAAAAQAFLGIDGEGRAALVATAGNPDTHVILRGGRKGPNYSAADVERASNELGGKGLNPRLIVDASHANSGKSHHRQAEVALEIGAQLEDGGTAARAVAGVMLESFLVGGAQNLDVADHAAGRAELVYGQSVTDACMDWDVSASVLEQLAASARKRRGSN encoded by the coding sequence ATGAGCACCGCAACAGCAGCAGCCCCCGCCACCGAGACCAAGTCCACCTCGAACCTGCGCGTCAGCGAATTCACCCCGCTGCCCACCCCCTCCGAACTCCTCGCCGAACTGCCGCTGGACGCCCGCGCCGCTGCCGTCGTCGAACGCGGACGGGACGAGGTGCGCGCCATCATGGACGGCGTGGACGACCGCCTGCTGGTCATTGTTGGCCCCTGTTCCATCCATGACCCCAAGGCGGGGCTGGAGTACGCCCGCCGGCTGGTCAGCCAGGCCGAAAAGCACAAGGAAGACCTGCTGATCGTCATGCGGACCTACTTCGAAAAGCCGCGCACCACCGTGGGATGGAAGGGCCTGATTAACGATCCACGGCTGGATGGCAGCCACGACATGGTTACCGGCCTCCGCACGGCCCGGCAGTTCCTGCAGCAGGTCACTGCGCTGGGCCTTCCCACCGCCACCGAATTCCTGGAACCGATCAGCCCGCAGTACATGGCCGACCTCATCTCGTGGGGTGCCATCGGTGCCCGCACCACCGAAAGCCAGATCCACCGGCAGCTTGCCTCCGGATTGTCCATGCCCATCGGCTTCAAGAACGGGACCGACGGCGGCCTGCAGGTGGCCATCGACGCCTGCGGGGCAGCGGCGGCGGCCCAGGCGTTCCTGGGGATCGACGGCGAGGGCCGGGCCGCGCTGGTGGCAACGGCCGGAAACCCCGACACCCACGTCATCCTCCGCGGCGGCCGCAAGGGGCCCAACTACTCAGCGGCCGACGTCGAACGCGCCTCCAACGAACTGGGGGGCAAGGGACTGAATCCCCGCCTTATCGTCGACGCCAGCCACGCCAACAGCGGCAAGAGCCACCACCGGCAGGCCGAGGTGGCATTGGAGATCGGCGCCCAGTTGGAAGACGGCGGGACCGCAGCGCGCGCGGTGGCCGGCGTCATGCTGGAAAGCTTCCTGGTGGGCGGGGCGCAGAACCTGGACGTCGCGGACCATGCAGCAGGGCGCGCTGAACTGGTCTACGGCCAAAGCGTCACGGATGCCTGTATGGACTGGGATGTCTCCGCGTCTGTCCTGGAGCAGCTGGCGGCATCGGCACGGAAGCGCCGGGGGTCGAATTAG
- a CDS encoding glycoside-pentoside-hexuronide (GPH):cation symporter produces the protein MKPLNRAAIVGYGAGDAANSMIISTANMFLLVYYTDVAGIGAAAAGTLLVVARVFNAFTDIAAGRIVDRFHSPRWGKFRPFLIFGFIPLVLGVAVFHVPDVEPSLKLLYAYCTYFLVCLAYSLVNVPYGCLVGAMTQDPRDRARLAGARTIGGLSVGATLGFFVAPLLGGGGDVQQIFTVMTLVFAVLGSGLYVFTGIACRERVAGSVPKITWRQTIEALRVNSPLVVLCLASVLLVTGNSATVAAQFYYLRDVLSRLDLFPLMAATQVVITLALAVLMPRPVAKWGKKAVFTVGCLLGAAGGLVVFLVPAEAPWPAVAGMVLAQLSAATISILTWALIADTVEYGEWKTGVRVQGINYALLAATRKLGMGFGGGLVAFALAWGGYSSSVQEQAAPTLTAIRAAAGLLPAALVLAAVVIMSWYRLTDQKHAELVAGLQESR, from the coding sequence ATGAAGCCTTTGAACAGGGCCGCAATCGTAGGCTATGGCGCCGGCGATGCAGCCAACAGCATGATCATCAGCACCGCCAACATGTTCCTGCTGGTCTACTACACGGATGTGGCCGGGATCGGCGCGGCCGCTGCCGGCACCCTGCTGGTAGTCGCGCGGGTGTTCAATGCCTTCACGGACATCGCCGCGGGCAGGATCGTTGACCGCTTCCACAGCCCCCGGTGGGGAAAGTTCCGCCCCTTCCTGATCTTCGGGTTCATACCACTGGTGCTGGGCGTAGCCGTGTTCCACGTGCCCGACGTCGAGCCATCACTGAAACTCCTCTACGCCTACTGCACCTATTTCCTGGTCTGCCTTGCCTACAGCCTGGTTAACGTCCCGTACGGCTGCCTGGTGGGGGCCATGACCCAGGACCCCCGCGATCGGGCCAGGCTTGCCGGAGCGCGGACCATCGGCGGGCTCTCCGTGGGGGCGACGCTGGGGTTCTTCGTGGCACCGCTCCTGGGCGGGGGAGGGGACGTCCAGCAGATCTTCACCGTGATGACCCTGGTCTTCGCGGTTCTGGGTTCCGGGCTCTATGTGTTCACCGGGATCGCCTGCCGGGAACGAGTGGCCGGCAGCGTCCCCAAAATCACCTGGCGCCAGACCATCGAAGCACTCAGGGTCAATTCGCCGCTGGTGGTCCTGTGCCTTGCCTCCGTGCTGCTGGTGACGGGCAACTCCGCCACCGTGGCCGCCCAGTTCTACTACCTGCGCGATGTCCTGTCCCGCCTGGACCTCTTTCCCCTGATGGCCGCAACACAGGTGGTCATCACCCTGGCACTCGCCGTGCTGATGCCCCGCCCAGTGGCCAAATGGGGCAAGAAGGCAGTGTTCACCGTCGGCTGCCTGCTCGGCGCCGCAGGCGGACTGGTGGTTTTCCTGGTGCCGGCGGAAGCACCCTGGCCGGCGGTGGCCGGGATGGTCCTGGCCCAGCTTTCAGCCGCAACGATCAGCATCCTCACCTGGGCACTAATCGCGGACACCGTGGAATACGGCGAATGGAAGACCGGCGTCAGGGTCCAGGGCATCAACTACGCCCTCCTGGCTGCCACCCGGAAGCTGGGCATGGGTTTCGGCGGAGGATTGGTGGCCTTCGCGCTCGCGTGGGGCGGCTACTCCTCATCAGTCCAGGAGCAGGCGGCCCCGACCCTTACCGCCATCCGCGCCGCTGCCGGACTGTTGCCCGCCGCCCTGGTGCTGGCCGCCGTCGTCATCATGTCCTGGTACCGCCTCACTGACCAAAAGCACGCCGAACTGGTGGCGGGCCTTCAGGAATCGCGATGA